TTGCTGGAAGTTGTCATAGTCACCAGGAAAGGCACCGAAAAAATTGCTGAAGTCACCAGAAGGCATCAGGAAATTAGTAGTTTGAGTTTTCTAATGTACAAGATCCACTAAAAGTGGCAAGTACAGAGCATACGACTCAACTTACTACCAATAAAACTTTCTGATGCACAAGTTTCACTACATGACGAGTGCAGAGCATACGACTCAATTGAGAACCCaaccttactctgataccaagaagaaagtaaaagagagagaactaTACAAGAAGAAGTGAATATCACTTGATGTACTTAGGttacaactttgagatgtatatataacTATACAAGAGAGTGAAGTTATCTTAACATTCCTGAGACTAAAAAGTATATACTATGTTCAATATTTACTTTCTTCTCTTAAAATTTGAGTTTGTGTAAATCTAAATAAAATATAGTTATAacaaactctaaatccaaaatacAAATGGGTTTAATTCAAGACCTCAAATTCGTGTCCCCAACAACAATCTATGAATTAAACATCAATGTCCAAACGGGCTCTAGCCATGAAAATTCTGTAATGTATGATACTGATATTCTTCTGGCCCTCTGCCCAAACCTAATGACAGGGAGAAAAcagaaaaaaataaacaaaaaaaaaaaacacatacaagaaactattttattaaatattaggGGATTAACCTGCAAGAATAGATAAATATTTAGTTGTCCCAGATCACAAAAGCCCAGGGCATTCATAATTAGATTTCTTGAGGAAAAAGGGCGGATAGCAAACTTCACTACCTGTTGAGCCAATTCCAGTTATGAAATCAAGAGGAATCGAGGAGGTGATGGAGGGAATATTAATGGCTTTTCATCATTGGCCTATAGCTACAAAAGGATCAAATTCAGAATGTACACCGACCTCCATAGCCAAGCGCAATGATGGAGGAAACTTCCATCTACAATCACAATATCAAATATATTAAAACTCCATTGACAGTTATTGCAAAACATCAATCAAAGAAGCCCAAatctaaaactaaaaaaataaaaaagtgtaGCCATTTATAACAACTAATAAGAGGGTATACCTAGGTTATATATAGCACTAATGCTCAAAAGATTAAATCCCACCAAGAGCTAATGCCCTGTAAGAAGCCCAAATGTGAAACAAAgaaagaggggggaggggggacgGGGAAGTGTAGGGAAATTAGTACGAAATTCCCAAAAACttttgagaaacaaaatagagaaaaaacgtgcgcccaaaaataataataataatcacacacacaagacagtatttacatgattcggtaatttgcctacgtccacagagtcgctgtaataacccaagaaaaaaataataataataataatagttactattaaaaaagaaagtgtttctttgttaggatccttgattccatgtttgatgcctaagaaagaccttgtctaagcgagtgctcagaaaccattgcggttcagtcgctccctggaggtcggcctggtcaaaatggaatttcataggatagaACAaagtagacactgtttatatacgtaaatatgtatataaaataatgttttgactgacataatttgtagaaatatatgataaaataataataatataagtatcatatacgggtcccacaagactgtgtggggcccacatgagtcccaaagccgtgtggaggtttacacgagtctcgaaactgtgtagggctcataaaatcgtatgaggattattggagttacgtaggatccgtttgggtctcgaagtggtgtggggcccacatgagttttcaaaattcaaatttaatttttattcaaaaataaataaatactaaaaatggttcaaaattaataacaatgataataataatgataataatgattaagaaaaataataaaataataaaataattaattaactaattgattaattaattaggtaagtgattaattaaaaatttatttaatgggaatggtggcaagcactcctacatggtctccatccccatcccatactcaacttataccttgcccatcccttgcctattctttaatttttaaaaattataatttcacccatctccccacacttttataaatttcatttcttccccaaaattttcctataaatagggagctctcaaccttcatttttcacaacaattttccaaggaagagaagaattagtgagtgaaagaaattgtggtggagagagaatttttgagtaagttctcaatcacccactttttccgatctcatttcttagagatagttacagtgttcgtaaggaagaatgtaagtaaattttgattatattagtttttttttatttaaaatttatacccgagtttattttataagtaaatttcaattatattaattagttctacaaaatttccatgagtttatttttatgcatatttaattatactagttctatctttaatagacttgcatctattttggggttaagaaatgttctaatcccctcgggtaaattttcagtatttctttctattcaaaaataaaattatatatatttttaacacaaaattgcataaattataataagatgattttaaaaccccttatggcaacgaaagttcaaaattacagatgttcggtaccacagcttaaagtttatacggatcagagtgcacccacattgtttacagagtggttatttatgttagtggatttctcctgagtgcacacctagttttggaccaggacttaataaggaaaatctcacttaaagtttacgtacgttgatttagtttggtcggccagccaattAAGTCCaatcttcagaccgcacaacccagttatgggggtaaacatgacttacggcaaacaggcctaagggtggtttttataatatatgtttatacatatttaattacatgtacaaagttattgatgatttgaagaaaaagtgtaagtttacgtgaaaaagatcattctggtgcttaaatgacgatctaagaaaaacgtataaggaaaagtatatgtatgtttatcattaaatatttttagagttttaaagttaaaagttcaatttcgcagttatagtatatgattataaaaatttactgttgaaattgatgacaaaagttttatgcagaaatttttaaagttatatttattctaaaagcagtcttgaagttatagtattaaatattgttttacgaaattctttaaaagctcattttggccacacactaataataatcttatttacttactgagcgtcgtctcaccccaatcatattttatttcagataactctgaaggacatgtcggaaatcaggcttagcaagcacgCGGGTGgggattaaaaaaaataaagattgattagaaatattagtatggtttcagatatttatgtttgtgtaatttttcttcttttgaaataaatgattgtaatatggataattaacgctctggtttaataataattgagtttatttgcttccgctgtaaatcaatagtaaaaagttaatatcccagactcttcggggtcggggtgttacagttgCAGAGATTTCATAGAGTGTAGCAGTacaatttttcttctctctcaAAAACTGTATCAAAAAACCCTAATCACCAAAACAAcggtttctatatatatatatcctgcgCACAGGATTTACAACGGGTTACAAAACGGGCCACAAAACCCCCAAGGGGCTTGTCCCTGAGCGCTACAGCTTGGGCCTATTGGCCCAAGTCTCCGCTCCATCGACTAAGCCTCAGTAAAAAAAATCTACCATTAAAAAATCACGCAACATTATTTCGGGTCGGGTCATCATCCGGATCAAACATCACTAGACTCCGCAAAACCTAACAAGAAGAATAGAGCAGCCATTTATAAAACCAAATCCCTGAAAAGATTGGGCACTCTCGAGAGACCTAAAGTGCATTTACAAGGCATGAAGGGATACAAAGATATCAAATAGAAAATAGATACAGCAGGCATAGAATCTGCTAGTGAATTTCCAAAAACAAGTACCAACTCATTTATTCCATAAAGCTAAAAGCAGactgttatttatttatttatttattttgcttttcaGTTTTCCTCAACATACATCCTTCTTTTaatctctctttctttgaataGCCCAAGGGCATCTGTGGAAGAATCTTCTACCCACAATCACAAGATCAAGTAGATAAGAATTCCAACAATGGTTAATGACCAAAAATCAATGAGAGAAGCCCAATGTGAAactaaagaaaagaaaatagagcTTCCATTATTTAAATTCGTTTGAAGGGGAGCTTATGCGCAATGGTTGCCGCCATGTGACTTGGGGATCACAAGTTCGAGGTGTGGAAACAACCTCTTGTAAAAACCCATTGTGGTTCGCCCCTTCCCCAAACCCCGCACACTAGGAGTTTTGTGCCAAACAAGTATCAGCTGCATTTATtcattaatttttgaataaaatgagcAGAGACAACTATGGAAAATAGCATCGGTGTGCTTATTGAATGTGAAAATGCATCTTGGATCTGATGGGCAGTTTGGTTGTACAATATATCAAATTGCAGCacttaaaagaaataaagaatctgAATTAAGGACTTCCAGTTCCAATGCTTATAAATAGGACTCCCACATTCCAAAATAATCTCACCCTCACATTCTTTTTCTTCTACTTCACATAACCAAGAGACTTGTTTTGGACTGTGGTTGGAAGTCTACAGAAATGGAGACTCTTGCTGTCATTATCATGCTAATCTTTAAGGGGGCTGCCCAAGGCGGTGTAGGATTGCCAATCAACGTGACTGTGGCCCAAGATGGATCCGGTAATTATACCAAGATTTCAGATGCTGTGTCCGCAGCACCAGAACACAGTAGACATCAATACAACATAAATATCAAAGCAGGAATTTACTCCGAGTACATTGAGATTGGGAGCAAGAAAACAAATTTGGCATTCATTGGAGACGGTATGGAGAAAACAGTCATCACTGGCAACAGGAGCTATGGCAAAGGCTGGAAAACTTTTTGGTCTGCAACTGTAGGTATGTTTGGTTCTTTTTATAAAGTCTAAACAGCATCTCTTTGTGCACAAACAACCATTAAGCAATGAGATGACTAGCTTGTTCCATTAAGTCTTTAATAGTTCAAACTTCAAAATATCGATGTTGactctcatttttattttccattagcCATAAATGGACACAACTGCTCAGCagaaaaaataacaataataaattcTGCTGGTCCAAACTATCGTCAAGCCGTTGCATTAAGAAGcagttcaaatttctccacctTCTACAAGTGTGTTTTCCAAGGTTATCAGGACACGCTCTACGTGCACCAAGGCATTCAGTTCTACAGAGATTGTGAGATATATGGAACTGTAGACTTTGTTTTTGGGAATGCAAGAGTTGTCATCCAACACAGTTACTTTTTGGGAATGCAAGAGTTGTCATCCAACACAGTTACATATATGTTCATGAACCAACTGCTAACAATTCAAATATAATTACCGCCCAAGGGAGGAAATCGCAGAAGGACAGTACTGGCATCTCTATTCATAACTGTACAATGAGGGCAGCCAAGGACTTCAACTCAAGTTCTAGAGCAAAAGCTTACCTTGGTAGACCATGGGATAAGTATTCAAGAACAATAATAATGCAGTCTTATCTAGATGGTTTGATAGATCCAAGTGGCTGGCTTCCatggaaaaataatttttccactCTCAACTTTACATAATACGGAGAATATGATAATTCGGGTCCTGGAGCTAACCCAACTAACAGGCTTAAGCGGGAAGTTATAAATAGCTCTTCCGAAGCCAACAGTTTCACAGTGAGAAGATTTATTGATGGAGATGCATGGTTACATTCAAGGGGCATTCCATATGATCTAGATCTAATATAGGTGATAACTGATAGCCAACTTCAAGTATGTAAGccttattttggaaatatatatattcgcATAAGCAATTAGCAATGTCATCTTTATTTTGGTTTGATTGTTTTGACCAGTTGAGTAAGGCATTATTTATCTTGATTGCTAAAGTTTCTGCTCTTCTGAGCATCCTCTCAACAATGGATGTatgattttttcctttttttcagaACGGCATTTGCGTAGAATTGGTAGATTAACCCTCGGATCTTTTAACAATGCTTCCTTGTAATTGCCAGCCGCAGCCCGGAAAGCCTAGCAATGAAAATCTAATGCTTAAAATGTTCATTCTAACACTCCATGACGGAAGATGCACACATTAGCTAGGGATCAAGCTCGACTAACAACCGTCAATGTGTTTGCATGGTTTTGCATCGAGACTATGTTCAAAGAAAGATTAATCTGGTTAGCTTGATTGTGTGGTCAAGTCAAAAGCAATTGAACTGTCTTCCACAGCACAAAAATTTGTTGCATAATTCAAGAGGACGGTTAACCAATTTCTTCCAGCATTACTTGTATGATCGCAAAGACTAATACTGATGATGCAAGAACCACTCCTTCCCAGCACAGTTGCTTGCTTATTAAAACCACATGAAGTTattgaaatttccattgaaacCCCACTTTCCACCACCCTTGAATTGGGTTTTGGAGGCTTAGGCAAGAAAcattgcaatatatatatatattgcaaaagTAGGATTGGTAGGATGGTAAGTAGGATTGAGATCCTAAGATCCTATGGTTCCAGATGAGATCCTACAGGAATCTTACTTTATCAAGATTCTATTTATAATCCGGATCGATTAGGCCAATATGAATCGTAGGATCATAGAATTGCACAATACGGATCAGGATTTTGATAACCATGGTCGAACCCAGTTATAGGAATCAATAGCCCAACCAATGCCTTCCTGTACAAGCACTTGATGTGGATTATTCACATTTAACCAAACAATTGGAATGCATGACCAAGTGTAATTCTTCAAACCAATAATCTAGTTGAAACCCATCATCTAAttcaaatttcttaaaaaaaaaagaggggggggggggggggggcgtagCGCAGCCTAGTGCACAAAGCTCTTGCATATACAGGGTTTTCAAAAGGGACGGACCACAATAAgttgagaaaaataaataaaaaatattgtataCAAGTAAATTGGCTTGTAGATTCTTTATTTTAATCCATTGATTCGGGATAATGACACGTGTCTATCATTCGTACATGTGTAGAATGTATCATCTTTGCTCTATAGAGAAAAAAGGATATAGGATTGTTTCTCTGATGTATTAATCTCCGTCTCTTTACTCTATAAAAGGAGATGAAGTACATTATCTCTACTCTATTGAGAGGAGAGAGGATCTAAAAGTGTACTaaaataaggaaagaaaaaatcattCATATCCAATGCAAATGATTATTCCAAAGAAAATTTCCGCACCAATAACCTCCTCTTTAAGAGATTCTACCTTAACTTGAGCAAGATGTGGTTACGAGCAAATTGAATGcatgaaatttaatatataatcTTTAGACACCCACTTCAAATTTAAGTTATATATTTGTTACAAATCATCTATATGTGGGTCAACAATATAGCTTCATGCCTTTATTCATTTATGTTGAAAACTTGAAATATTATTTCATAATTGAACAGAATAATCAACCTGATTGGGGCAAGACAGAAATAATTTCTACAGCAAGTGTTGAGAGATTATCCACAACTTTGTTTTGCTTGGTAAATGGTGACTTTGTAGGATTTGGTGGCCttacaaataccttttcacattCTTCTGCATCTTCACTTGCATATCCTGCAAGAGTTAATGCATCGGCAAGTAAATTAGAATCCAGGCTGCTGATTTCATTTGGGAGATCTTCCACAGCAAGCTTATAGACACTGATGCAAATTTCAAAGCACTGTGTCAATATAGGGTCAGTGTTTTTCTTGAATTGCTTTTCAATAGCTTCTGCAGTATCATTAGCATTTTTCGAAGCCATCTCGAGGAGTATGCGAGCGA
This genomic stretch from Malania oleifera isolate guangnan ecotype guangnan chromosome 3, ASM2987363v1, whole genome shotgun sequence harbors:
- the LOC131150420 gene encoding pectinesterase inhibitor-like, yielding MVAEVGEILVRLLPTPTQIQQSGVDLIIKTCNHTSNPNICVEYLRSDPQSLTVDVKGLARILLEMASKNANDTAEAIEKQFKKNTDPILTQCFEICISVYKLAVEDLPNEISSLDSNLLADALTLAGYASEDAEECEKVFVRPPNPTKSPFTKQNKVVDNLSTLAVEIISVLPQSG
- the LOC131150419 gene encoding pectinesterase/pectinesterase inhibitor PPE8B-like; the protein is METLAVIIMLIFKGAAQGGVGLPINVTVAQDGSGNYTKISDAVSAAPEHSRHQYNINIKAGIYSEYIEIGSKKTNLAFIGDGMEKTVITGNRSYGKGWKTFWSATVAINGHNCSAEKITIINSAGPNYRQAVALRSSSNFSTFYKCVFQGYQDTLYVHQGIQFYRDCEIYGTVDFVFGNARVVIQHSYFLGMQELSSNTVTYMFMNQLLTIQI